One genomic segment of uncultured Desulfobacter sp. includes these proteins:
- the ccoS gene encoding cbb3-type cytochrome oxidase assembly protein CcoS, producing MYYPFFLAYILTGLFIGVAVFVWALKTGQFADQQRARFLAMEETAQQTVPSTKAGRDLYCVFYLALAAIGASFALVGYALFFQ from the coding sequence ATGTATTATCCATTTTTTCTGGCATATATCCTGACCGGGCTGTTTATCGGCGTTGCCGTGTTTGTATGGGCATTGAAAACCGGACAATTCGCCGACCAGCAGCGGGCAAGGTTTCTGGCCATGGAGGAAACCGCACAACAGACAGTACCGTCAACAAAGGCCGGACGTGATCTGTATTGTGTATTCTACCTGGCCCTTGCTGCCATTGGGGCAAGCTTTGCCCTGGTGGGCTATGCCCTTTTTTTCCAATAG
- a CDS encoding cbb3-type cytochrome c oxidase subunit II: protein MKMTPAAIVFGSLFILIAVVSVVIILPYADTSKTIPSDLFRTRTAMEEKGRALYISNGCVYCHTQSIRSVDWGLGAERIAQAGDYLKDYPILLGSQRTGPDLSQEGGEHPDDWHQAHFTNPRYTRPLSVMPPFEFLKQKNLDILIRYTQSLGLKNADLRMERQTLWKKRAVDAYNAGVNENVAWIHENVPKGWREIPTPYPASEASLARGEKIYQDFCFGCHGPVGDGMGPAQPYLNPPPLNFTILKGRGISGGIIYYQIMNGITGTAMPYFKRELESEKIWDVGNYIAKYFIDEIDANKEPKGIDAAYE from the coding sequence ATGAAAATGACACCTGCGGCCATTGTCTTCGGCAGCCTTTTTATCCTTATCGCAGTGGTATCGGTCGTCATCATTCTTCCCTATGCCGACACAAGCAAAACGATTCCTTCGGATCTGTTCAGAACCCGCACGGCCATGGAAGAAAAAGGACGGGCCCTCTATATCAGTAACGGATGCGTTTACTGCCATACCCAGTCAATCCGATCGGTGGACTGGGGACTGGGGGCGGAAAGGATAGCCCAGGCCGGGGATTATCTAAAGGACTACCCCATCCTCTTAGGCTCCCAGAGAACAGGCCCGGACCTGTCCCAGGAAGGCGGAGAGCATCCGGATGACTGGCATCAGGCCCATTTTACAAACCCCAGATATACACGCCCCCTGTCCGTCATGCCGCCGTTTGAATTTTTAAAACAGAAAAATCTGGACATATTGATCCGGTATACCCAAAGTCTCGGGCTCAAGAATGCAGACCTGCGAATGGAAAGACAAACCCTCTGGAAAAAAAGAGCCGTTGACGCATATAATGCGGGTGTAAATGAAAACGTTGCATGGATTCATGAAAATGTCCCCAAGGGCTGGCGGGAAATCCCTACACCGTATCCGGCCTCGGAGGCGAGCCTTGCAAGGGGGGAAAAAATCTACCAGGATTTTTGTTTTGGCTGCCACGGCCCCGTGGGAGACGGCATGGGCCCGGCCCAGCCCTATCTGAATCCACCACCGTTGAACTTTACCATCCTCAAAGGCCGGGGAATCAGCGGGGGAATTATCTACTATCAGATCATGAACGGCATTACCGGAACGGCCATGCCTTACTTTAAACGGGAACTGGAATCAGAAAAAATATGGGATGTGGGAAACTATATTGCCAAATACTTTATCGATGAGATTGATGCCAATAAAGAACCCAAAGGAATTGATGCGGCCTATGAATAA